The Candidatus Bathyarchaeia archaeon genomic sequence TTTCGGCAGATCGTGAAAATCGCTAATCACAAACCTCCTACATGATCCAAAAGCAATTTTATGGAGTGGAACAGTCCTACTATGGGATTTCGGTTTAAGGGAGAGGGGGTGTATTCGGGGCTTGGCCATAGGACTCTACGTGGGGAGATTCCAGCCCTTCCATATGGGACATTTGAAGGCTATAGAGCATATATTCAAGAGAGTGGACGAGTTGATCATAGCGGTTGGCAGCGCGCAATACAGCCACACGAGCAGGGACCCATTCACCGCGGGGGAGAGGATCGCGATGATCAGGCTCGCCTTGGATGAGGCCAAGTTCGATAGGTCCAAATATATGATCATCCCAATACCGGACGTCGGGGTCCATGCCATTTGGGTTTCGCATTTGCTCTCATATGTCCCCAAATTCGATGTAT encodes the following:
- a CDS encoding nicotinamide-nucleotide adenylyltransferase codes for the protein MAIGLYVGRFQPFHMGHLKAIEHIFKRVDELIIAVGSAQYSHTSRDPFTAGERIAMIRLALDEAKFDRSKYMIIPIPDVGVHAIWVSHLLSYVPKFDVCFTNEPLTSRLFKEAGLNVEAIPFFDRGVYSAREIRKRILKGEDWRALLPSSVANFMESIGGIQRIREISKSDELV